In Planctomycetota bacterium, one DNA window encodes the following:
- a CDS encoding DUF1592 domain-containing protein, producing the protein MAMVVRGGLTLAVALAALVAGAAGPAGDGADEVGLRGELAAAVQPVLAESCVGCHDADTHESGVRLDDLAAVPDDGAIALFERIERELVAGTMPPEDAPQPSAEQRAALVAWVQRGLEVARSRPVARHGATRRLTVAQIRHTLHDLLGIDDDVTAGLPPDAVARDGFTNQIGSLQVSELHLEAFLAAAERALDAALVDPRVPPRIQRFRVDFGTGVNPAPAREALVLGHISQLLSPADVLVTEPPVAKPFAFEAVAMQRQFRFIEGYQGNDTVRGWREFDGIHHAVFACLRGSDGDDVRRIVDPRGRNAEVVGDGLLLRPSIPGARFLGDASKYGPLPNFKIALRELPKRGRFRVTVRAARVDDGLLVGALPTAHGPGAAAVAATPGDTAGRFTATVAEPGIHLVHVRLAGAAPRALLPDGTPPPEAKEVVLDVGSRHFAAPWYQSGFVVVRLPAGPVALAATTAGSEPIEGLALERLDETGTLARRLMAFERRTPWLGVHLGLRRDCGSTLAPVGAPQAVGSTELAEFRFEGAIANFPDPDVEPGNPNYLAGIREIAVRSEYTADRDVPRVLVRSVEFEGPLVESWPPPSHRMIIDVPGADVSDRAARARAILTAFATRAYRRPVTGVEVEALVAVWRGAVESGADDEAALHDALLAVLAAPQFLFLVETSTGPEAEPLGGHELAAKLSYFLWNSPPDDALQSRAADGTLAAALSGEVERLVADRRFSRFADAFVGEWLGLGRFDVVETDRTRFPRLGAHAKPSLRAEPARFFEHLVRTNAPLGQLVAADVVVVNEVVADYYGCGERVESGFEFVPVAVGTRADLGGLLTMPAVLAGLSDGREPNPVKRGAWFARAIVGRPPPDPPPNVPKLDDLTALPLRERLERHRSAKGCTGCHEGIDPWGLPFEAFDAAGRLRSDAVDAASRLPDGTVVADFTAFRDHVRTALLDDVVAELLRRLATYGCGRPPVGADAKMYRELAVALRARGAGVRDALQAVVASAPFLTK; encoded by the coding sequence ATGGCGATGGTCGTGCGCGGTGGACTCACGCTCGCCGTGGCGTTGGCCGCGCTGGTGGCCGGGGCCGCGGGCCCGGCCGGCGACGGCGCCGACGAGGTGGGGCTGCGGGGAGAGCTCGCGGCCGCGGTGCAGCCGGTGCTTGCCGAGTCGTGCGTCGGCTGCCACGACGCCGACACCCACGAGTCGGGCGTCCGCCTCGACGACCTCGCCGCCGTGCCCGACGACGGCGCGATCGCGCTGTTTGAGCGGATCGAACGTGAGCTCGTCGCGGGCACGATGCCGCCGGAGGATGCTCCGCAGCCGAGCGCCGAGCAGCGCGCGGCGCTGGTCGCATGGGTGCAGCGCGGCCTCGAGGTGGCGCGGTCGCGGCCGGTCGCCCGGCACGGGGCGACGCGGCGGCTCACCGTCGCCCAGATCCGTCACACGCTCCACGACCTGCTCGGCATCGACGACGACGTCACCGCCGGCCTGCCCCCCGACGCCGTGGCGCGCGACGGGTTCACCAACCAGATCGGCTCACTGCAGGTTTCCGAGCTCCACCTCGAGGCGTTTCTCGCGGCCGCCGAGCGGGCCCTCGACGCGGCGCTCGTCGACCCGCGCGTGCCGCCGCGGATCCAACGCTTCCGGGTGGACTTCGGCACCGGGGTCAATCCCGCGCCGGCGCGAGAGGCGCTCGTCCTCGGCCACATCAGCCAGTTGCTCTCACCGGCCGACGTCCTCGTCACCGAGCCGCCGGTCGCGAAGCCCTTTGCGTTCGAGGCCGTGGCGATGCAGCGGCAGTTCCGGTTCATCGAGGGTTATCAGGGCAACGACACGGTCCGCGGCTGGCGCGAGTTCGACGGCATCCACCATGCGGTGTTCGCCTGCCTGCGCGGCTCCGACGGCGACGACGTGCGCCGGATCGTCGACCCGCGCGGTCGCAATGCCGAGGTCGTCGGCGACGGGCTGCTCCTGCGGCCGTCGATCCCCGGCGCCCGATTCCTCGGCGACGCGAGCAAGTATGGTCCGCTCCCCAATTTCAAGATCGCCCTCCGCGAGCTGCCGAAGCGCGGGCGGTTCCGCGTCACGGTCCGGGCGGCGCGTGTCGACGACGGTCTGCTCGTCGGTGCTCTGCCGACGGCACACGGGCCCGGCGCGGCGGCGGTCGCGGCGACGCCCGGCGACACGGCGGGGCGGTTTACCGCCACGGTGGCCGAGCCGGGGATCCATCTCGTCCATGTCCGACTCGCCGGCGCCGCGCCACGGGCGCTGTTGCCCGACGGCACGCCGCCGCCGGAGGCGAAGGAGGTGGTGCTCGACGTCGGATCGCGCCATTTCGCCGCCCCGTGGTACCAATCGGGGTTCGTCGTCGTCCGCCTTCCCGCGGGACCGGTCGCGCTGGCGGCCACGACCGCCGGGAGCGAGCCGATCGAAGGCCTGGCGCTCGAGCGGCTCGACGAGACAGGGACGTTGGCGAGGCGGTTGATGGCTTTCGAACGCCGCACGCCGTGGCTCGGCGTCCACCTCGGCCTGCGGCGCGACTGCGGCAGCACGCTGGCGCCAGTCGGCGCGCCGCAGGCGGTCGGATCCACGGAGCTGGCTGAATTCCGGTTCGAGGGGGCGATCGCCAACTTCCCCGATCCGGACGTCGAGCCCGGCAACCCCAACTACCTCGCCGGTATCCGCGAGATCGCGGTCCGCAGCGAATACACGGCTGACCGCGACGTGCCGAGGGTGCTGGTGCGAAGCGTGGAGTTCGAGGGGCCGCTCGTCGAGTCGTGGCCGCCGCCGTCGCACCGGATGATCATCGACGTGCCGGGTGCCGACGTCTCCGATCGCGCAGCCCGCGCCCGCGCGATCCTCACGGCGTTCGCGACGCGCGCCTATCGCCGGCCGGTGACGGGCGTCGAAGTCGAGGCGCTCGTGGCGGTGTGGCGCGGAGCGGTCGAGTCCGGAGCCGACGACGAGGCGGCCCTCCACGACGCCCTGCTGGCCGTGCTCGCGGCGCCGCAGTTCTTGTTTCTCGTCGAGACGAGCACGGGCCCCGAGGCCGAGCCGCTCGGCGGCCACGAACTGGCCGCCAAGCTGTCGTATTTCCTCTGGAATTCCCCCCCTGACGACGCGCTCCAGAGCCGCGCCGCCGACGGCACGCTCGCCGCCGCGCTGTCCGGCGAGGTCGAGCGGCTCGTGGCCGACCGGCGCTTCTCGCGCTTCGCCGACGCGTTCGTCGGCGAGTGGCTCGGGCTCGGCCGGTTCGACGTCGTCGAGACCGATCGGACCCGCTTCCCGCGGCTTGGCGCCCATGCCAAGCCGTCGCTCCGTGCCGAGCCGGCGCGGTTCTTCGAGCACCTCGTCCGGACCAACGCGCCCCTCGGGCAGCTCGTCGCCGCCGACGTGGTCGTCGTCAACGAGGTGGTGGCCGACTACTACGGCTGCGGCGAGCGCGTCGAGAGCGGCTTCGAGTTCGTGCCGGTCGCCGTCGGCACCCGTGCCGATCTCGGCGGCCTGCTCACGATGCCGGCAGTCCTGGCGGGGCTGTCGGACGGGCGCGAGCCGAATCCGGTGAAACGCGGCGCCTGGTTCGCGCGGGCGATCGTCGGCCGGCCGCCTCCCGACCCGCCCCCCAACGTGCCGAAGCTCGACGACCTCACGGCGCTGCCGCTGCGCGAGCGGCTCGAGCGCCACCGCTCCGCGAAGGGCTGCACCGGCTGCCACGAGGGGATCGATCCGTGGGGGCTGCCGTTCGAGGCATTCGATGCCGCCGGGCGGCTGCGCAGCGACGCTGTCGACGCCGCGTCGCGGCTGCCCGACGGGACGGTCGTCGCCGATTTCACGGCGTTTCGCGACCATGTCCGGACGGCCCTGCTCGATGACGTGGTCGCCGAACTGCTGCGCCGCCTCGCCACCTACGGCTGCGGTCGCCCCCCGGTGGGAGCCGATGCGAAGATGTATCGCGAGCTCGCCGTCGCCCTCCGCGCCCGCGGGGCGGGTGTCCGCGATGCCCTCCAGGCGGTCGTCGCCAGCGCGCCGTTTCTGACCAAGTGA